GAATCAAACCCCGCACCGTCAGCGGTTAACACCCATCGAATTATCACATCTGCCATTTCCGACATTCTTCACGGAGCAGGACTGCGACTCTATAGTCGTTAATGACCTGTTCAGACCATACATCGATTGCGAAGATACAGGTCAGTACACGACATCTCTCGAAAAACTCGAAAGTATGTTCGGTGTATCTCTGAAGCAGTTGATTTGTAATGTGATCGACTCCGGTGCCAGAATAAGCCTTGAAGAGATCAACTTCTCGGACTGTTCGGGATTCATGAGATGTGCGACACTTCACCTCATCCCAACAGTAGTCACGAATGATGGCAGCACCGGTTGTGCAGGGATTCTTGTAGATCGGACCAAATCCTGGAGGCTGTCGCAACGACTCAATCTTGTGCAAAGCGAGCTCTCTATAGTGTCACAAGTCAGCGCCCAACTCGGCGCCACAATGGAGGCTGAGAATATCCTCAAGATCGTGCTCATAGCGGTTACTGCCAGAGAAGGACTCGGATTCAACAGGGCATTCGTCTTTCTTGTCGATGAGAATTCCCGAGAACTGGTTGGGTGTCATGCTATCGGTCCGATCAATGCGGAAGAGGCTGGAAGAATTTGGGGGACGATCCCTGACGAAGGCAAAGACTTAAGAAGCATCATCAGGAGCTATCGCAGGAGCATCCAGTTGTCGAGCATGGAAACCGATCGAATTGTCAGACAGCAGATACTCCCGTTCGACGACAAGCATTCACCGTTAGCCAACTCGATCCTATCGAGAAAGCCAATCCGTGTTACCGACATGCAGCAGCTGTCGACTTTGGCAGATGCCACGGGCCGATTGCTGTGTGCCCCTGAACTCGCAATTGCCCCGCTTTACACGAGGAAAAGAGTGCTCGGAGTGATTGCTGCTGACAATCTGATTACTGGACGTCGAATCTCCGAAACCGACCTTGAACAGCTGCAGATGTTCGCAAGTCAGGCCGCCACAGCGCTTGAAAGAGCGCACTTGTATGAAAATCTTCAATCATATACTGGGAAGATTGAAAAAGTTAACAGGCAGCTTGAGGAAACTCAAAAAGAGATAATTCGCATGGAGAAGCTCTCATTGATGGGAGAGATGACATACCGGATCGCTCATGAATTGCGCAACCCTCTAACAGTAATAGGAGGGTTCGCTGGTCTTCTCGTGAAATCTGATGGACTCTCCGAGACCGCAATTGAACGTGCCGAGATTATTCAGAAGGAATCGCGGCGCATTGAAAAGCATCTCGACATTCTCCTCGACTTCTCGAAGTCATACTCGCAGGAATGCGAAAGCGTCGATCTCAACATGCTTGCTCGCGATGTCGTGCGGATGGTGGAACCAGCATTTCTGAAGCGTGGCATTAGTGTGCAATCTGTAGCAGGTGACAGCGCTGTGATTGTGCAGGCTCACAAGGACCTGCTTCTCCACGGTCTTTACAACGTTGTCGGAGTTCTCGGCGAACTATCTCCTAAGGGCGCCCTTTGGAGATTGATAAGCACGGGTGAAGAGGATGCCAGTGTGATCGAAGTGCTGCCGGATGATCAGACGATGGATCGCGAAACGGCCATTGGAGTCCTTAAAGGCTTTGTCCAGAGTCAGACGAGTACAGCCGATTTGCGACTCGCTCTTGCAAATGAGGCAATAAGCTATAACGGCGGACATCTGGGCTGCGAATTACACGAACAGCAGCCTCGAATATACATGTCATTTCAGAAGTAGGGGTGTAATGATGCCTAACAAAATACTGATAGTCGATGATGAGGAGAACATCAGAAAACTGTACACGGCCGAACTCAAGGCCGAAGGTTATGAAGTATCGTCGGTCGATTCCGGCGAAGCGGCATTGGATTGGGTAGCGAAAGAAGCACCGGATCTTGTGGTGCTTGATATCAAAATGGCCGAGAGAGATGGTCTTGATATTCTCGGCAGCATCAAACGAGACAACCGTGAACTGCCGGTGGTGTTGAATTCGGCATACACTATCTACAAAGATGATTTCAACTCATGGCTGGCTGATGCATACGTCGTCAAGTCCTCAGACTTAAATGAATTGAAGACCAAGATTAGGGAGATTCTATCAATCTGATGGTGAGAACTGTCGCAAAATCGGAAACCGACTGGGGAGCAGTGGAAAGCCTGGTCGAAGAAATTCGAGTAACGACGCTGAATCTGGCGATTGCTGCTACGAAATTCAGCGGAGGGAGCGAGGCGAGAGCCTCGGTTCGCAAATCGACAAGTGATCTTGTGAACCTATGTCTCGACACTGTCAACAGGGTGACGAGTGTCCTCAAGACGGCTGCTGCAGGTGAAGCGGCACGGGAGGTAGATTCCGAGAAGTATCTTTCAGAGCTCGAAACAGTGGAAATAAATATCCGCGATAGGTCGAAGCAAATAATGGAACTCCTGCGCGGAATTGATATCTCTGATCCCGAATGACCGACAAGACAGAAGTATTTAGCCAGATTCGTGCCGGTGCCCTTCAGATTGGCTGGGATCGTTCCGATACAAATATCAGATTGTCTTGAAAGGATGAAGCTTGAACAAGCGCATAGAAAGACTCCTGGTGATCATAACTTCAGAGGGCGGACCTCCTGTAGTTCACTCAATTCTGTCACAGCTGGAGACTGATTTCCCGGTCCCGATTGTGATCTGTCAGGGATATCAAACAGGTACGGTTAAGGCTCTCTGCAATGTCTGGA
The genomic region above belongs to Candidatus Zixiibacteriota bacterium and contains:
- a CDS encoding GAF domain-containing sensor histidine kinase, whose amino-acid sequence is MSTAIESRNQTPHRQRLTPIELSHLPFPTFFTEQDCDSIVVNDLFRPYIDCEDTGQYTTSLEKLESMFGVSLKQLICNVIDSGARISLEEINFSDCSGFMRCATLHLIPTVVTNDGSTGCAGILVDRTKSWRLSQRLNLVQSELSIVSQVSAQLGATMEAENILKIVLIAVTAREGLGFNRAFVFLVDENSRELVGCHAIGPINAEEAGRIWGTIPDEGKDLRSIIRSYRRSIQLSSMETDRIVRQQILPFDDKHSPLANSILSRKPIRVTDMQQLSTLADATGRLLCAPELAIAPLYTRKRVLGVIAADNLITGRRISETDLEQLQMFASQAATALERAHLYENLQSYTGKIEKVNRQLEETQKEIIRMEKLSLMGEMTYRIAHELRNPLTVIGGFAGLLVKSDGLSETAIERAEIIQKESRRIEKHLDILLDFSKSYSQECESVDLNMLARDVVRMVEPAFLKRGISVQSVAGDSAVIVQAHKDLLLHGLYNVVGVLGELSPKGALWRLISTGEEDASVIEVLPDDQTMDRETAIGVLKGFVQSQTSTADLRLALANEAISYNGGHLGCELHEQQPRIYMSFQK
- a CDS encoding response regulator — protein: MMPNKILIVDDEENIRKLYTAELKAEGYEVSSVDSGEAALDWVAKEAPDLVVLDIKMAERDGLDILGSIKRDNRELPVVLNSAYTIYKDDFNSWLADAYVVKSSDLNELKTKIREILSI